The Hymenobacter sp. GOD-10R genome includes a window with the following:
- the recQ gene encoding DNA helicase RecQ, with protein MSTPAVKNAVMPTADLKGKLKEVFGYGQFRGTQEAVIQNVIEGNNTFVIMPTGAGKSLCYQLPALVLPGTAIVISPLIALMKNQVDQLNAFGVNAQFLNSTLSKSETNKVKKDVISGEVKLLYVAPESLTKDETIDFLQKASISFVAIDEAHCISEWGHDFRPEYRKIRGIIDNIGPNVPIIALTATATPKVQLDIQKNLQMDDASVFKTSFNRTNLYYEVRPKHNTKKQLIQYVKQHKNKAGIVYCLSRKKVEEIAELLRVNDVKALPYHAGLDPHVRMANQDAFLNEEADVIVATIAFGMGIDKPDVRFVVHYDTPKSIEGYYQETGRGGRDGLEGNCLMFYSYDDIVKLEKFNKDKPVTERDNGKLLLQEMANYADSAVCRRKQLLHYFGEIFEKDCGFCDNCRHPKERFEGKEEVLLALKAVVQTEERFGLDHIGTVLMGMNNAHVESYGHNSLPVYGKGKDHDAQFWHSLLRQALLNGFLEKDIENFGVVKISQKGLDFIEAPHSIKLTKDHNFDEEVQQEQEQEEVQQAAGHDETLFEMLKALRKKIAQQKSLPPYVLFQDPSLKEMATTFPTKMDDLSHIGGVGQGKAQKFGVPFLALIQKYVEENDIVTAADVVVKSAVNKSKIKIYIIQQIDKKMDLEEIASSKGIDMRELIEEIEHICYSGTKLNLDYYIDGVLDEERQEEIYDYFMQATTDNIAVALKELGPDDFTEEDIRLMRIKFLSEVAN; from the coding sequence ATGTCTACGCCAGCCGTAAAAAATGCCGTTATGCCAACGGCTGATCTGAAAGGCAAGTTAAAGGAAGTTTTTGGGTACGGCCAGTTCCGGGGCACCCAGGAGGCCGTGATTCAGAATGTTATCGAGGGCAACAACACCTTCGTCATCATGCCCACTGGCGCGGGTAAGTCGCTGTGCTACCAGCTACCAGCGCTCGTATTGCCCGGCACGGCCATCGTGATTTCGCCCCTGATTGCCCTGATGAAAAACCAGGTCGACCAGCTCAATGCGTTTGGAGTGAATGCTCAGTTTTTGAACTCGACCTTGTCGAAATCGGAAACAAACAAGGTAAAGAAGGACGTGATTAGCGGCGAGGTAAAGCTGCTTTATGTGGCGCCTGAATCCTTGACTAAGGATGAAACCATCGACTTCCTGCAAAAAGCTAGCATCTCGTTCGTTGCCATCGACGAGGCGCACTGCATTTCGGAATGGGGCCATGACTTCCGCCCCGAGTACCGCAAGATCCGCGGCATCATCGACAACATCGGGCCCAACGTGCCTATTATTGCGCTTACCGCCACGGCCACGCCCAAAGTGCAGCTGGATATCCAGAAGAACCTGCAAATGGACGATGCTTCGGTTTTTAAAACTTCTTTCAATCGAACCAACCTCTACTACGAAGTTCGCCCTAAGCACAACACCAAAAAGCAGCTGATTCAGTACGTGAAGCAGCACAAGAACAAGGCTGGTATTGTGTATTGCTTGAGCCGTAAGAAGGTTGAGGAAATTGCGGAGCTGCTGCGGGTCAATGATGTGAAGGCCCTGCCCTACCACGCTGGCCTCGACCCGCACGTGCGCATGGCCAACCAAGACGCCTTCCTGAACGAAGAAGCCGACGTGATTGTGGCCACCATTGCTTTTGGCATGGGCATCGATAAACCCGATGTACGCTTTGTGGTACACTACGACACCCCCAAAAGCATTGAAGGCTACTACCAGGAAACCGGCCGCGGCGGCCGCGACGGCCTAGAAGGCAACTGCCTAATGTTCTACAGCTACGACGACATCGTGAAGCTGGAGAAGTTCAACAAGGACAAGCCCGTAACTGAGCGCGACAATGGCAAGCTGCTGCTGCAGGAAATGGCTAATTACGCCGATTCAGCCGTGTGCCGCCGCAAACAGTTGCTTCACTACTTCGGAGAGATATTCGAAAAAGATTGTGGCTTCTGCGACAACTGCCGGCACCCTAAAGAGCGTTTTGAAGGCAAAGAAGAAGTACTGCTAGCCTTGAAAGCCGTCGTGCAGACGGAGGAGCGCTTCGGCCTCGATCATATCGGTACGGTGCTGATGGGCATGAACAACGCCCACGTGGAAAGCTACGGCCACAACAGCTTGCCCGTATACGGCAAAGGCAAAGACCACGACGCGCAATTTTGGCACTCGCTCCTGCGCCAAGCACTACTCAATGGCTTCTTAGAGAAAGACATCGAGAACTTCGGCGTAGTAAAAATCTCGCAGAAGGGTCTCGACTTCATTGAGGCGCCCCACTCTATCAAGCTCACCAAAGACCACAACTTCGACGAAGAGGTGCAGCAGGAGCAAGAGCAAGAAGAGGTGCAACAAGCCGCCGGCCACGACGAGACGCTATTTGAGATGTTGAAGGCGCTGCGCAAGAAGATTGCCCAGCAAAAAAGCCTGCCCCCCTACGTGCTGTTCCAGGACCCCTCACTAAAGGAAATGGCCACCACCTTCCCCACGAAGATGGACGACCTTTCTCACATCGGAGGCGTGGGGCAAGGCAAAGCGCAGAAATTTGGCGTCCCCTTCCTCGCCCTGATTCAGAAGTACGTGGAGGAAAACGACATTGTCACGGCCGCCGATGTGGTGGTAAAGTCGGCCGTCAACAAGTCGAAAATCAAGATCTACATCATTCAGCAGATCGATAAGAAGATGGACTTAGAGGAAATTGCTTCTTCCAAGGGCATCGACATGCGCGAGCTGATCGAAGAAATTGAGCACATCTGCTACTCCGGCACCAAGCTTAACCTCGATTATTACATCGACGGCGTACTGGACGAAGAGCGTCAAGAGGAAATCTACGACTACTTCATGCAGGCGACAACCGACAACATTGCGGTAGCCCTGAAGGAGCTAGGTCCAGATGACTTCACGGAGGAAGATATTCGTTTGATGCGCATCAAGTTCTTGAGTGAAGTAGCCAACTAA
- a CDS encoding BrxA/BrxB family bacilliredoxin, with translation MATYPEYMVAPIRQDLVEAGFEQLMTPEEVDNALNEQSGTVLVAVNSVCGCAAGKARPALKLALASSEKKPAKLVTVFAGMETEAVAKAREHMLPYPPSSPSIALFKDGELVHMIERYHIEGNDMMRIANNLQGAFDEYC, from the coding sequence ATGGCCACCTATCCTGAATATATGGTAGCGCCCATCCGGCAAGACTTGGTTGAAGCCGGTTTCGAGCAACTCATGACTCCTGAAGAAGTCGACAACGCCCTAAATGAGCAAAGCGGCACCGTTCTCGTTGCTGTTAACTCTGTATGCGGTTGTGCGGCGGGCAAAGCACGCCCCGCGTTAAAGCTAGCCCTAGCTAGTTCCGAGAAGAAGCCAGCGAAGCTCGTAACGGTTTTTGCTGGCATGGAAACGGAAGCTGTGGCGAAGGCTCGCGAGCATATGCTACCTTATCCTCCCTCGTCACCTAGCATTGCGCTATTCAAAGATGGCGAGCTAGTGCACATGATTGAGCGTTACCACATTGAAGGCAACGACATGATGCGCATCGCCAACAACTTGCAGGGTGCTTTCGACGAGTATTGCTAG
- a CDS encoding mannose-1-phosphate guanylyltransferase, giving the protein MEQNTYLVVMAGGIGSRFWPFSRTNHPKQFHDVMGVGRSMLQLTVDRFQGVCPPENVFVVTNRDYTDLVHQHLPELPLDQILGEPIGRNTAPCIAYASYRIMQRDPKAVIIVTPADHAVLREEEFRSMINRAVDAARTHEVLITLGIKPARPDTGYGYIQYLDQDDSGMPGGLKKVKTFTEKPNLELAKMFVESGDFLWNSGLFVWRADVIVQAFHNYLSDISEVFDDGLSQLGTPQEEEFITQAYTRCRNISIDYGIMEKADNVFVLPADFGWSDLGTWDSLHRIGRPDECNNVVDGDVILYDTCECVIKTPAERLVVVQGLDGYIIAEYDNVLLICKRTEEQRVKEFVADVKAKKGHGYN; this is encoded by the coding sequence ATGGAACAGAACACCTACCTCGTCGTAATGGCGGGCGGCATTGGTAGCCGCTTTTGGCCCTTCAGCCGTACCAATCATCCCAAGCAATTTCACGATGTGATGGGCGTGGGACGCTCAATGTTGCAGCTCACCGTTGACCGTTTTCAAGGCGTGTGTCCGCCCGAAAATGTATTTGTAGTGACAAACCGTGACTACACGGACTTGGTACACCAGCATCTCCCTGAGTTACCGCTCGATCAAATTCTAGGCGAGCCTATTGGCCGTAATACAGCTCCTTGCATTGCGTACGCGAGCTACCGCATCATGCAGCGCGACCCCAAAGCGGTTATCATAGTGACGCCTGCCGACCACGCCGTACTACGCGAAGAGGAATTCCGCAGCATGATTAACCGAGCTGTAGACGCCGCGCGTACCCACGAAGTGCTGATTACCCTCGGGATCAAACCCGCCCGTCCTGACACGGGATACGGCTACATTCAGTACCTCGACCAAGATGACAGCGGCATGCCCGGTGGGCTGAAAAAGGTGAAAACCTTTACCGAAAAGCCTAATCTCGAGCTAGCAAAGATGTTCGTAGAAAGCGGCGACTTCCTCTGGAACTCGGGCTTGTTCGTGTGGCGTGCCGATGTGATTGTACAGGCTTTCCATAACTACCTGAGCGACATTTCTGAGGTGTTCGATGATGGCTTGTCGCAGCTGGGCACGCCGCAGGAGGAAGAGTTTATCACGCAGGCTTACACGCGCTGCCGCAACATCAGCATTGATTACGGCATCATGGAGAAAGCCGATAACGTGTTTGTGCTGCCTGCCGACTTCGGGTGGAGCGACCTAGGTACCTGGGACTCGCTACACCGCATTGGTCGCCCAGACGAGTGCAACAACGTCGTGGATGGCGATGTAATCCTCTACGACACGTGCGAGTGCGTGATCAAAACACCTGCTGAACGCCTCGTAGTAGTGCAGGGGCTCGATGGCTACATCATTGCGGAGTACGACAATGTGTTGCTCATCTGCAAGCGTACCGAAGAGCAACGCGTGAAGGAATTTGTAGCTGATGTGAAAGCTAAAAAAGGCCACGGCTACAACTAA
- a CDS encoding KpsF/GutQ family sugar-phosphate isomerase, with the protein MKQQNDINSVAKKVLLQEAEAIRNVATAIEQTQDFAQCVEAILALRGRVVVTGVGKSAHIAGKMVATLNSTGTPALFMHAADAIHGDLGMIQPEDFVIAISKSGDTAEIKVLVPLLRRKGVLLAALVSNAGSYLATQADYVLHAPIEREACPHDLAPTTSTTAALALGDALAVCLLEARQFSSADFAHLHPGGTLGKKLYLKVGDLSRQNEKPRVSVEAPLKEVILEISGKRLGATAVLDPDDDALLGIITDGDLRRMLTNFARLDDVRASDIMTSTPATIDLDDFAVEALTRMQHRNITQLIVTENGHFSGFIHLHDLLREGLV; encoded by the coding sequence TTGAAACAGCAGAACGATATCAACTCCGTTGCAAAAAAAGTGCTTCTGCAAGAGGCCGAAGCAATTCGCAATGTGGCTACCGCTATAGAGCAGACCCAAGATTTTGCACAATGTGTAGAGGCTATTCTGGCTTTGCGGGGCCGCGTGGTAGTAACGGGCGTGGGCAAAAGCGCCCATATTGCTGGTAAGATGGTGGCCACGCTGAACTCCACGGGCACACCTGCTCTGTTTATGCACGCTGCCGACGCCATTCACGGTGACCTAGGCATGATTCAGCCGGAGGACTTCGTCATTGCGATTAGCAAAAGCGGCGATACGGCCGAAATAAAAGTGCTGGTGCCTCTGCTGCGTCGCAAAGGCGTGCTGCTGGCGGCATTGGTTTCCAACGCAGGCTCCTACCTAGCTACGCAAGCCGATTATGTGCTGCACGCGCCCATAGAGCGCGAAGCCTGCCCACACGACCTAGCTCCGACCACAAGCACCACGGCCGCGCTTGCTCTCGGGGATGCCTTGGCCGTGTGCTTGCTGGAAGCCCGGCAGTTCAGCAGCGCCGATTTTGCGCACTTACATCCAGGGGGGACCCTAGGCAAGAAACTTTACTTGAAAGTAGGTGACTTGAGCCGGCAGAACGAAAAGCCGCGAGTGTCAGTGGAGGCTCCCTTGAAGGAGGTTATTCTCGAGATATCGGGTAAGCGCCTAGGGGCAACTGCCGTGCTCGACCCCGATGACGATGCGCTCCTAGGCATCATCACCGATGGCGATTTACGACGGATGCTCACCAACTTTGCCCGCCTCGATGATGTACGTGCCAGCGATATCATGACGTCTACTCCTGCCACAATTGACCTAGACGATTTTGCGGTTGAAGCTCTCACCCGCATGCAACACCGCAATATTACGCAGCTCATTGTAACTGAGAATGGGCACTTTAGCGGCTTTATTCACCTACACGATCTGTTGCGGGAGGGGCTGGTATAA
- a CDS encoding acetyltransferase, which yields MKRLAIIGAGELGQQIAQHVTQIGAYQVAGFFDDSIAVGRVTQHGLVLGPIHSARTAFEQGVFDELLLGIGYKHIAARQRLYEELAAHIVFGRFVHPSTYVDPSATLGAGVFISPGCVLDLNVTLEANTFLYANCLISHDSLIGAHSFLAPGVRLAGRVQIASRCFLGIGTTIIDNCTLGPDVRTGGGTVVTRDLLEAGIYVGAPARKL from the coding sequence ATGAAACGCTTGGCAATTATCGGCGCGGGTGAGCTAGGTCAGCAAATAGCGCAACACGTAACGCAAATTGGCGCTTACCAAGTAGCAGGTTTCTTTGACGACAGCATAGCCGTTGGCAGAGTAACACAGCATGGCCTCGTGCTAGGTCCTATACATTCCGCACGGACAGCCTTTGAACAAGGTGTTTTTGACGAGTTACTGCTAGGCATCGGCTACAAGCACATAGCAGCCCGGCAACGCCTGTATGAAGAGCTAGCGGCACATATTGTTTTTGGGCGCTTTGTTCACCCTTCGACCTATGTCGATCCAAGCGCTACCCTAGGTGCCGGCGTATTTATTTCACCAGGTTGCGTGCTCGATTTGAACGTGACGTTGGAGGCTAACACGTTTCTGTATGCAAACTGCCTTATTAGCCACGATTCGCTGATTGGGGCCCATTCTTTCTTAGCGCCGGGCGTGCGCTTGGCTGGCCGCGTGCAGATAGCCTCGCGCTGTTTCTTAGGTATCGGTACGACCATTATCGACAACTGCACCCTAGGCCCTGACGTGCGTACGGGCGGCGGCACGGTCGTTACGCGTGACTTGCTAGAAGCCGGGATATACGTTGGCGCGCCAGCCCGCAAACTCTAG
- a CDS encoding glycosyltransferase family 2 protein — translation MPEYSVVVPVYQGEATLRSLTLQIQAFFQELGRSFEIIFVCDGGPDNSWQVIQTLRAELGADVIKAVQLSRNFGQHNALLCGFRHVCGRFIITMDEDLQHRPTDIARLLERQAEADYDVVYGKYETLQHSAFRNSTSRTMRRLLRLGIPDLHPDYSAFRLIKMEVAQHCLMMRNSYTFLDGYLTWVTNHVASVPVEHQERAVGKSAYTVGKLVAHSINIFATFSDLPIRLLSITSVVVFLLTSAYSIYVLVRKFLYNDFLSGFPSLIISIGFGVGLLLLGMGILGEYIHRINLKTTRRPNFVERQVLD, via the coding sequence ATGCCTGAATACTCGGTGGTGGTTCCAGTGTACCAAGGAGAAGCAACATTACGTTCGCTCACTCTACAAATACAGGCGTTCTTTCAGGAGCTAGGTCGTTCCTTTGAAATCATCTTCGTGTGCGACGGTGGCCCCGATAATTCGTGGCAAGTGATTCAGACTTTGCGTGCTGAGCTAGGTGCCGACGTGATTAAGGCAGTGCAACTGTCGCGCAATTTTGGGCAGCACAATGCTTTGCTTTGTGGTTTTAGGCACGTATGTGGCCGCTTCATCATCACCATGGATGAGGACTTGCAACACCGCCCTACTGATATAGCGCGCCTGCTGGAACGCCAAGCAGAGGCCGACTACGACGTAGTATATGGTAAATACGAGACGTTGCAACACTCTGCCTTTCGCAACAGTACATCGCGGACGATGCGGCGCTTGCTACGCTTAGGCATTCCGGATTTGCATCCTGATTATTCGGCTTTTCGCCTGATAAAAATGGAGGTGGCGCAGCATTGCCTGATGATGCGCAATTCCTACACCTTCCTCGACGGCTACCTGACCTGGGTAACCAACCACGTAGCCAGCGTGCCGGTGGAGCACCAAGAGCGAGCGGTCGGAAAGAGCGCTTATACCGTTGGAAAACTGGTTGCTCACTCCATCAACATATTTGCTACGTTCTCCGACTTACCCATTCGATTGCTGTCTATCACGTCGGTGGTCGTGTTTCTACTCACTAGCGCTTATTCCATCTACGTGCTGGTGCGTAAATTCCTGTACAATGATTTTTTGTCGGGCTTTCCATCGCTGATCATTTCGATCGGCTTTGGCGTGGGGCTGCTGCTGCTCGGCATGGGCATTTTGGGCGAGTATATTCACCGCATCAATCTGAAGACGACGCGCCGCCCCAACTTCGTTGAGCGTCAGGTGCTCGACTGA
- a CDS encoding tetratricopeptide repeat protein: protein MKPFLLSRIQFFLPALLLGSFAGQAQVDTVRASTLPPAQLAEKYYNSGVAKYNEKSYQAALLDFDKALAAKPDFGRAFYNRATTRYELKDYAPAVQDYDQALRLDPGSYTSYFGRGQAREALGQRDEAEQDYTKATEVRATYAPAWYYRGALRFEKADYKAAQADFDQALKADPNYAYAYHDRASAERQLGNFTAAIQDYTKALNLQPEFLPALLNRAATRRRANDLKGALGDYNSYISKKTDNATAYTNRGGTRYELGDYQGALADFTKAIELNTSYAFALNNRAATYLKLKEYQKAADDASKALTLSPQYAEAYLNRGHAREMLRDADGACQDWHKAAELGLEAGSTYAANSGCSGE from the coding sequence ATGAAACCATTTTTATTATCTAGAATACAATTTTTTCTCCCTGCACTTCTACTGGGAAGCTTTGCCGGACAGGCGCAAGTTGATACGGTGCGCGCCAGTACGCTGCCACCGGCCCAACTGGCGGAGAAGTACTATAACAGTGGCGTGGCCAAGTACAACGAGAAAAGCTACCAAGCGGCGTTGCTAGATTTTGACAAAGCATTGGCCGCCAAACCCGATTTTGGCAGAGCTTTTTACAACCGTGCTACGACACGCTACGAACTAAAAGACTATGCTCCCGCAGTGCAAGACTACGATCAGGCGCTCCGCCTCGATCCGGGCAGCTACACCTCGTACTTCGGCCGTGGCCAAGCGCGCGAGGCACTAGGGCAGCGCGATGAGGCCGAGCAGGACTACACCAAGGCTACTGAAGTACGAGCTACTTATGCCCCAGCCTGGTACTACCGAGGAGCGCTGCGCTTCGAGAAAGCGGACTACAAAGCCGCGCAAGCTGACTTCGACCAAGCGCTAAAAGCTGACCCCAACTATGCCTACGCGTACCACGACCGTGCCAGCGCCGAACGTCAGCTTGGCAACTTCACAGCCGCTATTCAGGATTACACCAAGGCCCTTAATCTACAGCCCGAATTCCTACCGGCGCTGCTGAACCGCGCCGCTACTCGGCGTCGTGCCAATGACTTGAAAGGTGCCCTAGGTGACTACAATAGCTATATCAGCAAGAAAACCGACAACGCTACGGCCTATACTAACCGTGGTGGAACGCGCTACGAGCTAGGTGATTACCAAGGCGCCTTGGCCGACTTCACCAAGGCCATTGAGCTAAATACCTCCTACGCTTTTGCCCTGAACAATCGCGCCGCGACTTACCTCAAGCTCAAGGAATACCAAAAGGCTGCCGATGATGCCAGCAAAGCCTTGACGCTGAGCCCCCAATATGCCGAAGCGTACCTCAACCGGGGCCATGCCCGCGAAATGCTCCGCGACGCTGATGGCGCCTGCCAAGATTGGCACAAAGCCGCCGAGCTAGGCCTGGAAGCTGGCTCTACCTACGCCGCTAACTCGGGGTGTAGTGGCGAGTAG
- a CDS encoding WbqC family protein, which translates to MPALPTKKVAILQSNYIPWKGYFDIIGSVDEFIFYDEVQYTRRDWRNRNYIKTAQGLAWLTIPVVQQERETQRIDETIVSDRKWAMKHWRTLAQTYARAANFHVHKEQFEELYAGLTTVYLSEINAAFVRMICQVLGIQTKLSWSTDYSLPTGLDKTERLVRLVQAASGTEYLTGPAARNYLDEAQFAEANITLSWMNYEGYPVYRQLHSPPFAHGVSIVDLLFNEGEEASTFLKNRPNLHNHA; encoded by the coding sequence ATGCCTGCTTTGCCCACCAAGAAAGTTGCCATTCTACAATCGAACTACATTCCGTGGAAGGGATATTTTGATATCATTGGCAGCGTCGATGAATTCATCTTCTACGACGAAGTGCAGTATACTAGGCGGGATTGGCGCAATCGGAACTACATCAAAACGGCGCAGGGCTTAGCTTGGCTTACGATTCCGGTGGTGCAGCAGGAGCGAGAAACCCAACGGATAGACGAAACAATAGTATCTGACCGGAAGTGGGCGATGAAACACTGGCGCACGTTGGCGCAGACTTATGCCCGCGCCGCAAACTTTCACGTGCATAAAGAGCAGTTCGAAGAACTATACGCGGGTTTGACAACTGTTTACTTGTCGGAAATAAATGCTGCCTTTGTTCGGATGATTTGCCAAGTGTTAGGAATTCAGACGAAGCTTTCCTGGTCGACCGACTATAGTCTACCGACTGGGCTGGACAAAACAGAACGCCTCGTGCGCTTGGTGCAAGCTGCCAGTGGTACGGAGTACCTTACCGGTCCGGCTGCCAGGAACTACCTCGATGAAGCGCAATTTGCCGAGGCAAACATCACGTTGAGCTGGATGAATTACGAAGGTTATCCTGTCTACCGGCAGCTACATAGTCCTCCTTTCGCGCACGGTGTGTCCATTGTTGATTTACTTTTCAACGAAGGAGAGGAAGCCTCTACGTTTTTAAAGAACCGTCCTAACCTGCACAACCATGCCTGA
- a CDS encoding S8 family peptidase produces the protein MPAAYPLLQLNTDASTVLVRITARDIEGLLPALQARGFVVQSAWPALHFVDGFLPIAELDASSGGLAHLTKLGLLGVRASYRPFNNTGRVTSEADHVLETERVRATQPGRYTGRGIRVGVMSDSFNALGGAAADIASGDLPAAGVQVLQDLLPTTPGASDEGRAMCQLIYDLAPGAQPVFSSVFLGEGDFATQIRRLASPSQGNCKILTDDIRYYEEPFFQDGVIAQAINEVVTQRGVAYFSSAGNYGSQSYENTEPVFVPVGTQGSAQLNFNPSGTDLTQAFTISHGEDVLLTLQWADPFYTVAGVKTDLDVYLVSSKGDTVTLANDNNIGLQTPSELLSFTNDTARTHTTSFNLSIVRFRGTANPTRLKYINAGSASATEWLTASGTVVGHAAAAQAQAVAAVGYYDQRTVQSYSSKGSPTILFGPTGTLLPAPEVRTKPDIAAIDGVNNTFFGSSANDLEEDGFPNFFGTSAAAPHAAAAGALLRQAEPDLTPAQVYERFRNTARDLGSAGTDDRSGAGLLNAYAALYGNVVSTPVPITQNFESGALSPFWATNNDLAGRAQIRLDEGLPTSKTYLVLSAGTNQYFSRLFSSSSEAIFYINAASTTGTILLTFREKEFENETDDVLPAHFTGSHNGDGVALSVDGGKNWYRLADLTGANSTTTYHDFALNLTQFAQTRGLTLGSDVRIKFQQYGSGRPEAPVAAQQGGIAFDDVSVAVVLGLKSNADAIGLQAWPNPVRQGTSLQLAMPTQVGPATLTLVDGLGRIVWRESVSLPGMPRFHTIPTSINRGLYTLLYQANNGTSAARRILVE, from the coding sequence TTGCCGGCTGCTTACCCGCTGCTCCAACTCAACACGGATGCTTCTACAGTACTAGTACGTATCACGGCGCGCGACATCGAGGGCTTATTACCGGCCTTACAAGCACGCGGGTTTGTTGTGCAGTCTGCTTGGCCGGCGCTGCATTTTGTAGATGGCTTCCTCCCTATTGCCGAGCTAGATGCCTCTTCGGGTGGCTTGGCACATCTTACGAAGCTAGGTCTTCTGGGAGTACGAGCCTCTTACCGGCCCTTCAACAACACTGGTCGAGTAACCAGCGAAGCCGACCACGTACTTGAAACGGAACGCGTACGCGCTACTCAACCGGGCCGTTACACCGGCCGTGGTATTCGGGTCGGGGTAATGAGTGATTCTTTTAATGCCCTAGGTGGAGCTGCTGCTGACATTGCCTCCGGCGACTTACCAGCGGCGGGAGTACAGGTACTTCAGGACTTGCTACCTACTACGCCTGGCGCTTCCGATGAAGGACGGGCCATGTGCCAGCTCATTTATGACTTAGCACCAGGAGCGCAACCAGTATTTAGCAGCGTTTTTCTAGGTGAGGGAGATTTCGCAACTCAAATTCGACGCCTAGCTAGCCCAAGCCAAGGAAACTGTAAAATTCTTACCGACGACATCCGCTACTATGAAGAACCCTTTTTTCAGGATGGAGTCATTGCGCAGGCTATCAATGAAGTAGTCACCCAACGGGGCGTCGCCTACTTCTCCTCCGCCGGCAACTACGGCAGCCAGAGTTATGAGAATACGGAACCAGTCTTTGTACCGGTAGGCACGCAAGGCAGCGCCCAGCTCAATTTTAACCCTAGTGGTACCGACCTCACCCAAGCCTTTACTATCTCGCACGGGGAGGACGTACTGCTAACGTTACAATGGGCCGATCCTTTTTACACGGTAGCAGGCGTCAAAACCGACCTAGATGTGTACCTAGTATCTTCGAAAGGCGACACCGTAACACTGGCAAACGACAACAACATCGGTTTGCAAACGCCTTCCGAGCTTCTTTCCTTCACCAACGACACAGCTCGCACGCACACTACTAGCTTCAATCTCAGTATTGTGCGCTTCAGGGGCACTGCCAACCCAACCCGCCTGAAGTATATCAACGCAGGCTCGGCATCAGCCACAGAATGGCTCACGGCTAGCGGCACCGTGGTAGGCCACGCCGCTGCTGCGCAGGCACAAGCCGTAGCAGCAGTAGGCTATTACGATCAGCGCACCGTTCAATCGTACTCTTCCAAAGGCTCACCCACCATCTTATTTGGACCTACAGGCACGCTGCTTCCTGCCCCAGAAGTGCGAACCAAGCCCGATATTGCGGCCATAGATGGCGTGAATAACACCTTTTTCGGCTCATCCGCCAACGATTTAGAAGAGGACGGATTTCCGAACTTTTTCGGTACCTCGGCGGCAGCACCACACGCAGCAGCGGCAGGGGCCTTGCTTCGCCAAGCCGAGCCTGACCTTACCCCTGCTCAGGTGTATGAGCGCTTCCGCAACACGGCCCGCGACCTAGGCTCCGCGGGTACTGATGATCGTTCGGGTGCTGGGTTGCTCAATGCATATGCTGCACTCTACGGTAACGTGGTTAGCACTCCGGTACCGATTACCCAGAATTTCGAAAGTGGAGCATTAAGCCCATTCTGGGCAACAAATAATGATTTAGCAGGCCGTGCGCAGATTCGCTTGGACGAAGGTCTGCCTACTAGCAAAACATATTTGGTCTTAAGTGCTGGCACCAATCAGTATTTTTCTCGGCTGTTTTCTAGCTCCAGCGAAGCCATCTTTTACATCAACGCGGCTAGCACTACAGGTACTATTTTGCTGACGTTCCGCGAAAAGGAATTTGAAAACGAAACGGACGATGTATTGCCAGCGCACTTCACAGGTTCCCACAACGGTGACGGGGTCGCTTTGAGCGTAGATGGTGGCAAGAACTGGTACCGCTTGGCCGACCTGACAGGAGCTAACTCCACGACGACCTACCATGATTTTGCTCTCAACCTAACGCAGTTCGCCCAAACGCGAGGCCTAACGCTTGGTAGCGATGTGCGCATAAAATTTCAGCAATACGGCAGTGGCCGCCCGGAGGCACCGGTAGCGGCCCAGCAAGGTGGCATTGCCTTCGATGACGTATCGGTTGCGGTTGTGTTAGGATTAAAGAGCAACGCCGATGCTATTGGTTTGCAGGCTTGGCCTAACCCTGTACGCCAAGGGACATCGCTCCAGTTAGCTATGCCCACTCAAGTAGGACCTGCAACGCTGACGCTGGTCGATGGGCTAGGTCGGATAGTATGGCGGGAAAGCGTCTCCCTGCCTGGAATGCCTAGGTTCCACACGATACCTACCTCGATCAACAGGGGCCTGTATACGCTTCTCTACCAAGCCAATAATGGCACGAGCGCCGCACGGCGTATCTTGGTAGAATAA